The genome window AATTCTGTTTCACAATAAACAAGATATGGTTATTAAGAGAGAGCCTCTCAATATGAATTTTCGACCTGCAACATACGAAGCTCCACTTTAGTTATTTCCCGACCATTGATGAAAACCTGAGTGTTTCCATTGCTAGCATCCGGTTGGATGGGGCCTCCAACGTTCAGATGCGGACTAATAATTTGTGAAGGCTTCTGTCCCTCCTGTGAAATCATAAACCAATCAGCAACCGTAGTAATaacactcaaaattcaaaaaccaTACAAATCACAAATGCATTTAAATGAATACCTTCCCCCAAAGGCCAGATACTTTATCATACCAATAGTTTCCTGGCTTCAGCTTCTTCGGAGGGTTGGGGCAGTTCTGCAACGTAACCAATTCCTCATAAGAAAGTGGATGTCCATTCACACAAACATACTCAGGTGGAAGCTGATTcgcttcacaaaacctctcagCCTTCATAATCTGGCGAACCTCCAAGTCATTAAGCAAACGCTTGAGCATCCGAGAGAACTTCCCCAAACTCCCTCTTTTGGCTTCATCAATCGGGAATCCAATGCAAGTCACACATTTCCTCCCCTCGGGCATAGACCCCATAGCTCTAAGCACACAATTACCACAATATTTCGCATCACAGACGAGACAAACCTCTTTCTCAGTAAACCTACTCCCCTTGAAGCACCTATAACAAGACCCTTTCTTCCCCTTCGTGAGAGGTGCCCTTTTAACAGGTTTATTACTCACAGTGTCGTCCACATCAAACTCCTCATCCAACGCATCATCAGTGTCCACATCGAAAGTAACAATAGGGGGACGTTTGGCATCGATATCCTCAGCCTTGAGAGAAGAAACCCGAGTTGATGGATACTCCAAACTCAGCACTGACTCAGTGGACGCCCAATCTTGCTGATTCAACTCGTTGAAATCCAAACTCTCTTTTCCGTCTTCCAAAACCCTCAACGCGCCAGAACTTCTCCCTGACTTGTCCCAAAACTCAACGGTACTAGAGCTTCTAGTTTCTTCCAGCACTCTCGAACTTCCCCCCAAATCGGACAATTCGCCGGAGCCGTCGTTCCCGGTGGAGAACTCGAACGCGCCAGAGCTGCTCAGCTCGCCGGAGAGCTCGCCAACGTTGCTCTGCGAAGCTCGGTGCTCGAACGCGATCACGGAGGTGGGAGAGACCGTAGTTTCGGACGCTATCTTGGAAACCCTAGCTTCGGTTCGGAGGGGCTGGTGGTGTTGCGGCAGCAGGAGCGGCTGCACGACCGGTAGAGATAAAGCGTCGGAGAGAGGAACCTGGGAAACGACGGCGGCGACCGGAATGTTGTCGACGCTGATCGGAACCGCCCTAGGGAGGTCGCAAGTTAGCGGCGGGCCGTCGTACTCGACGGCGAACGAGTACTCGGCAGCATTGGGCGCCGCCGGCGACATGGTTGGAAGAAGAGAAGCGGTGGAACCCTAATCGGAAGCGAAATAGGAATACAATAAAACCATGAAAGGAAAACAGAAATGGTTTGTAAATGATGATTGAGAGAATAATAATGCAGTGAGAATGAATGCGTGCGTGAGAGtgagaagaaaggaaaagaaaagaaaaaggtaatttTTAGGTGAGGGAGTGAGTGGGAGGGGAATTGGGGgaatctttcttcttttttgggcCACCTTTGCACATAAGTTGCGTGTGCACTTGTTTTATCAAATCCTCCATATACTTACGTTAGttttgggaaaaagaaaaaacatgtaACGGATGGAGCCATGAAGGATTGGATTGAAGAAGAATCTGTTCTGGTGCCAATCTCATTCCATCACTCTCTTGCGCGCGATTACATTTAATCTCCCTGACTTCTCGCTATCAATGTTATTATTCCAAATAAACAATTCTTGTTGTtcatatttacttttaattctAATCAACACGGATAAATATGTTACTATTAGTGGTATTCATTTATTCATCTAATTAAATATGGATCGAAAAAGCCCAGAATCAAACGGATTGAAAAATCCAAATACTTTGTATCGAATCAATTCAAACcaaacttatatataaatatattttttattcataaatttatagtatcaattatttttatttttatttcttatatttgtaaaattatcatataatttatatctatttttaaaaaatatatttaattaaagatatgtgtactaattatttgagttaagatcaataaatattctattattacttatataatgagatataaataaaacatgaaaagtatgattaaaattattttaaattgaattcgattgaattagaaatttaaattaaatcgattaaatgataaattaacaaaatcaaaataattaaatatgataatttttctaTTCAAAATCGATCTAATTCAATCTAATTTACAAACACTCTTGATTACTATCACTTTACTTTTAAAAAGACTTATCAATATTTAGTTTACACCTTATCCAACTTATAAATAGTATCTTTCCCACTCTCAATCAAAACATCATTTATTACAACTTAAGCATGTTATACGAGTTCAATCCAAaacattaatcaattaaatgacAGAGTCTCAAAATTAAGTACCGCATTTTTAGGCAAAGTAAGACTTCTAACAAAACAATACTAAtagtttatcaaaattaaaaataatatatccaTTAAACTTAgaacctttaattttttatataaaaaaaataagattacgATGTTAATATCAATGAGTGGttagatttgaatttaatttttttaaagtctctaaattcaaatatatcgATAGAATTTAGAGTCATTAAAACGTAGTAAATCTGTACATAAATGACTTcttaatatttgttattattattaagatgtTTATGTTCACtattattgatatttattttcattaaaatgcTTTTAAGTAGTAATATCTCACAACTAACCATTTAAGACTTgaagttataaatatttatcaaaatgaattttatctttCTTAAAAAGATTGTACACGTCGCTCAATTTATTAACATTGTCAGATATTAACGAtaaacatatgattttttttaaaatatatatggaaAGATAATCTAACTTAAATATTTCCAAAAATATAGAAGTGTAGTTTAGCTtcattagtttaattaattgcTACAATGTTTAGTCttacatcaaatattaaaacaaactatTAATTAACTgattataaaatattgtaattattacatcaaaatgatgtaataaaaaaCACAACACACCTGATAAAACCCTGGTAAAAATGGACCATCAAAGTGAACATAAGCTAAATGTCAGAAGACATTTCAtcctaattttgtttttctaaaccTTAAAATGACATGAATAAAATTTCTGAACATTTGAATTCAAAACCAATAGCTAAAACAGATAAATTAGCATCAAAAGAGGTGCAAAAGCAACAATTAGGGGTAACATTATATAATGCAACCTATTCCAAACTGCATAAATTAAGAATTTCTGATACACAATCTGTAatgacccccccccccccctcccccaaaaaaaaaaaagaatcatccCTGATAATTCTAGGTAACTTAGCTCAAacgttaatatattattaaaaaaatacatctgAATTCAATAATCAATGAACAGAATCCAATCGAATGAAACAACGAAACGGCTAAAACAGTCAAATTAAAAGCAACCTCCTAAAACCCTCGCAAAAccctaaaaccaaaaaaagagggGAAAATCAAAGGATTTTCGGAAAGTAAATGACTTGTTGGGTGAATGGGGAAGAAAGAGTCATTAAAACGTAGTAAATCTGTACATAAATGacttattaatatttgttattattattaagatgtttattttcattattattaagatatttattttcattaaaatgcatttataacttaattaaaaattgaatcataaattaacaaaatcaaaatgattGAATTGGGTgatttttcacttaaaattgatCTAATACAATCTAATCTACAAATACTCCTAATTACTATCACtttactttttgaaaagactTATCAATATTTAGTTTACACCTTAATCCACCTTATAAATAATATCTTTCATAGTCTCAATCAAAACATCATTTATTACAACTTAAGCATGTTATATGAGTTCAATCCAAagcattaatcaattaaatgacAGAGTCTCATGACTTTAAGTACCgcatcaaatccttttttaggcAAAGTAAGACTTCTAACAAAACAATACTAAtagtttatcaaaattaaaaataatatatccattaagtggttaaatttgtatttactttttttaaagtctctaaatttaaatatatagataGAATTTAGAGTCATTAAAACGTAGTAATTAAATCTGTACATAAATGacttattaatatttgttattattattaagatatTTATTCTCACTAttattaagatatttattttcattaaaatgcaTTTAAGTAGTAATATCTCACAACTAACCATTTAAGACATtaagttataaatatttatcaaaatgaattttatctttCTTAAAAAGATGGTACACATTGCTCAATTTATTAACTGTGTCAGATATTAACAAtaaacatatgattttttttaatataaatggaaatataatgtaattaaaatattttcaaaaatatagaaGTGTAGTTTAGCTtcattagtttaattatttgcaACAATGTTTAGTCttacatcaaatattaaaacaaactatTAATTAAGTgattataaaatattgtaattattacatcaaaataaactaattaatcgAGTTAATCATTGGTGTTTCATATTAATAAGCAGTGAATGATTGCTGTAAAAATAACCAGTAAAtgattgaattagaaaaatctTAGTTAATTCGTAAATGAATTTGATTAAAGTGTAAGGTAAAGTATTTGGATACGGTCGACAGAGTATAACTATATACTaattcataaaaagaaaaaaaaaataaagggtaCGGAATATACTTTtgaattgaaaaggaaaaaaaaatagaatcaatTTTGTGACATAATATTAGTCTGTCACGTTATATATATAAACGAACTATGTTTTGACCTATTATGTCATTTGAGCTTGTCATCGTGTCATAAACACATAGTTTGCATCAACtcaattttaacttatttgacaaatcaaatttgattgattttaaaagtatttttataaattaaaaccaTAGGAACCAAAATCACTcgtgattcaaataaaaaaattcttttaaattttattaaaaaaacagtaCAAAGAGAAAGACGTTTAAgcttcatttttcttataaaaaattgataagatTTAGTTTAGTTGATTAAtgtgaatattataaatttctgatatctatttttaatttttatgaataaaaaaatctttaaaaacagACAAGagtctaaaaataaatagaacttACACAAAAAATGTTAGACTTCAATAGTTgtcattctctctttttttatttatttattaatggacttttactttttttattctcaaaGTTCATCCTCattataattgaatatatacTAAACTGTTTAACGATTCTCTTTTCCATGTCAACAAATTAATAACCAgtcaaaaatttatatttcatcaTATTGTGATTTATATAGTCTTGACTATAtgctagaaaaaaattaaagagaggaaaaactacataatgaaaaaatatcaaaccttatttttttatgtcaaaccatcaataatataataacatagGTGGAGTGGAAGTGTACGTGAATCTATTGATAattatttgatgaaaaaaaattgagttcttTGATATTCAATTCTTCTTGATTTTCTCTAATAATGAGgtgttaaaaaaggaaaattgttCATCTGACTTATACACCTTAactcttttttataattgtcaAGTATTAatctttatgaataattatgCCTTTAGAACATTACATTTATTCGTGAATAGTTATGGctattatatttcttatttatgttTTCACCCATCATGTATAATAATAGAAATAACATTTATGGTATTTACAAATTATATAACCCTCACTAAATGACATGTTATAATTCTCAATAAATTTATCCTTATAAAATGCTTTTAATATGGACAAAAATCTTttagtacaattttttttcaataaataaaaggaggcggaaactaaaaaattaatacccATGCGAAAAAATAAACGAGTTTACATCATCCATAAAGGCAGGCAAAATAAAACTAGCTAGgcacaacaaaaaataacataagatGATCCCTAGAAGACAACTCAtccttcacaaacaaatatgcaACTTGATTTGTCTCTCTTAAAATGCGACTCTACttataaattaagttgaaaCCAAACACCTTCacgttttatataaaaaattaacgaTGAGCACACATGCGTTAAAGGACAACCCTCATTGAGGAACCAACTATCTACGAATGAATTCGACTTAACCATGGCACGATgataaccaagctttttaaCAAAGTCTCACTTGAgtcacatacatatatatacaataatgtattataaaagtttaattatctatttagttcttattatttttaaatttattccttttagtttctatatttAATAAGTGAAATTCTCAAAACATCTTTACTGTTAAAAAACTAactgaattaaatttttttaataacaaatacttttaagaattaaaatgtgAATTTCATGAACTAAAACCTTCAAttattaactataaaaattaaaaagaataaatttaaaaattataaagagtaCTTAATcctattataaaataactctTCGAACTCAAAATTGttatctttatttaatataatctcTGCAAATCTCGTCCGTCAACTGTTATCTCACAATTCTTAGAAACTTTTTTATTTCGATCCATATATATGACTATATCATCACTAGCAAACAAATTGTCATCCACACCAGAATATACgagacatttcaattttttgttgttgtattatcaccttttttttatcttcaactCCTTTCCTTTCCAATTTCCATTTCTTCAACCAAAACATCACATTAATTAAGTTGTATGTATTATGCACTATCTGTCCATAAAATCACATATTTCCGCGTGTGTAATATTTCCATTTAACTCCCCAGGCTTCCTTCCCATCATCACAAAAaggaaacttaaaaaaaaaaaaaaaagtaaagagaaaagaaagtcaTAATTCACAATCTGGTATCCAAAACATTTACAAACAATTGTTAGAAGTCAAGAGGTATACATTCCTCCTCTAACTCATTAATGTATCAATACATATTACACACACTTGAACACGAAACATATATACACCACCAACAACCTAGCAAATGAAACCCAAACCAATGAGTAGTATCATGGTTTTAACTTACAGTCCGCAACATCAACATATTTTAAACTCCAGAATTGCATTAAGATGGCATCAGTGACATATTTTTTGACTCACTATAACCCACAATTTAAAACGGTGAGTGATATGATTATATATTCTCTTGTGCACACAGCTAGTATCTCCTTGACCCCATTTTCCTTAAGGAAGACACTCTGGGGAACTGATCAACACTAAGCCTCGGTGGCTGGTGGTTGTTGTTCTGCGCACCCGCATTAATATTCTCCGACACTTTCCACACCTTCACCGACTTATCCAAACTCCCACTATACAAAATCCACCTTCTCTCGTTACACATCGCTTCAGGGTCCTTCTCCGCCGCCAAACACTTAACAGGCCCAGTGTGCCCCGACAGAATTTTCACGCACGTGTGCTCCTCACTCAGCGTCCTCTTCCACACGCATATCGCCATGTCCGCAGACCCGCTGAACACCAAACTCCCCGCCGCAGCCAAGCACAGCACCGCCAACTTGTGTCCCCTCAAAACCCCTTTATGCTCCAAATTCGTTTCATGAACCCAATAATTCACCAACCCTTCAGAGGAACCCGCGTATAGAACATTCCCCTCTTCATTTATCGCTAGCGACGTCACCGCACACTCCTGCTTCAACAGCGTCTGCGAAAAAAAATGCTTCGTCCCCTTCCCCTGAACCTCGCGCCGCCAAATCTTAACGGTGCCGTCAGCGGACCCCGTGAAAACCATACCATTCAACCCCACAACAAGCGCGTTAACGGCGTCGTCGTGCGCCTTAACGGACTCCAAACACTTGAAATTCGATGTTCGCCAAACCTTAAAAGTCTTGTCCCACGAGGCGGAGTATATGAGAGAATGATCCTCCGTTAAACTGAGGCAGGAAATAGCGTCGTAGTGTTTGATCCATATTACGTTACGGTGCCGTCTCACTTCCACGTAGTTGCTCGGTTTCATGGAACATTTGATGTAGTTTCTCAGCGTTGGCAGCGTCGCCACGCGCTTGTGTTGTTGCTCGTTTTTCCCCGACACTTTCCAAACCCTGATCCTTCCGTCTTGGTGTCCTGTGAGGATTTTCTCTCCGGCAATTACAATGGCTTTCACCAAGCCGCTGTTGGATTTGAACCCCGCGAACTCCTTCTGGTTCTTCCACACGCGGATGTTCTTGCTGTCGGAACCCGTGTATAACAAGTCCTTGGTTGCAGCGAGGGAATAAATGTGACCCTCTTCGCGGACAAGGGAGCCCACGAGAGCGTCATTTTCGTTAGAGCCGGAAAAAGCGTCATCGTTCGTGTGAGAGGACCATGGAGATTTGGATAAGGGAGAGAGGGAAGGGTCGTAGGGAGCGTTGTCTGCTTCCATTTGAGGATCCAAATGAGGCGCGTCCAATGTGATGGGGTTGTTTTTTCTTGGATGGCTATCGGAGTTGTAACCATCGAACTCGTCTTTCTTTAACTTTCCGTACTTTCTTCCATGGATACTTCCTTCATCCATGTACCCGCGTCCTTTTCTCGATGACCCtgtcattctttctttctttattaattattattcctTCCTTGCACTACTCCTCATGCaaagtagaaaaagaaacaataatagAAGCCGAAaggttcaaacttcaaaggcaacttaagcttttatttgttttacagATAGGTACAATAAGGGTTGAGGGTTCGTACAATTAATGAGGAAATGTTAATGATTCCTTGTCATGCCAAACCGCCGGAGGGAGCGTTGAAAGGTTTGGTATTGAGGTTGACAAAGGAACTTTGTTTGGCatgtagttgttgttgttgctgatggCCTTGTCCATGTGGAGCTATTTGTCTAATTATGTTATGCCACGTTTGCTATGTGTGTTGTTTGTCTAACTATGTTACGTGTGCGAATACGTGGGTCAATATTCGTGCCAAACTAATGTAAACCTTGGATTAGGAAAAAAGGTTGTAAGATTAGATAGTGAAAGAGAATTATCAGGTGATGATGATATCCATATTGCTAATCCGAGGAATTGTGCGAATTTAGATGTGTAGAAGAGTAAACGGGTTGATTTGACCCGTCAAACGAGGTTTGATTTGGTCAATAGACTAAAATTGGTAAGTTTTCGTCCtcttccaaaaaaatatatattctaagaTTGGTGCTTTTGTTTTTTCCTGTAACAAAAATCTGGTTTATTATGTAAAGAAATAAACCTGTCACGAGACCTACCCATGGTTAACGTGCAATTATGCAACCATTCAACACTTCTATACAAGAGAAATTTTAGTTAAGTAGGTACTTGGATGCTAGAGAATACACGGAAAtgttggaaaaatattttaaatccgTGATCACACtaacagtaataataataataatgagataTAATAGAGACAAAAGGTGTATACAGAGATTTCCAGTACTTAAAGCAAATGttttgtaaaaaacaaaaatagataaaataaaatttttcctTTCTAGTATATATGTAGttgaaaggaaatgacaaagggaaagataatttttttaatctcatttaatttttttaaataacatattGTCAATACCCCTCATATAAATGgcatgtttataatttttgggAAATGAAAGAGTTTAGTGCTTGATATATCTTGGTGGTGTAAGTCTTGCAACTAAGTTACAAAGGTTATTGTAAACAAGTATATTTCTTCATCTCTCTGTCTTCCACCTGCTGCGTACATAATTATTCAGTTATAAAAATGTTACACCgatgttttacttttttgtatttaaCGGGACTAAAAAGCCCAAAAAGGAGAGACTACGAGGAAAGTAACTGGGGGTTGTAAATACCCCTAGCATCACTGCTAAGCCACTGCAACATCATAGAAGGAGCATGCTCAAAACTCAGAAAGTCATACTCCATATCACAAGCCCAATTAGCCAAAACATCCGCACAGACATTAGCTTCTCTATAAGCATGAATCACCGAAACACTCCTAATCTCAGACATCAGAAGACGGATGGCTCTAATCAAGGAGAATCAGAAAACACACCCCATAGAGGTGCTAGTAATACTTTGCATAACTGCCTTGGAATCAGTTTGCAACACTATATTAGACAACCTTTTCTCCTTAGCTAACTTCAATCCTTGATACATTCCCCCACAATTATGCAACAATGGGAGAAGCACAACCAGTCTTCTTAGCAAAACTGCCCATCCATCTCCCCTGATGATCACGGATTAGGCCACCACAACCCGCCAAAGCAAATTGATCTTTAACAGGTCCATCAATATTAACACAAAAGGAACCAACTTGAGGAGgcttccatttttttaaaattaacatttcCACTTTAATCTGTGGTTTCAAAGAATGAATGTCTCCCGGATTGTGCAAATACCTTTGACAAGAAAGCTTAATATCATCCCAAGGATTCCTAGGATATATGAAGTTACTATCAAGGATCGATTTGTTTCTCCAAAACCAAAGAAGGTAGCAAGCATAGGCCCATAAATTCATCCAATCATGACTGAGATTGAAGATGATCCAA of Glycine soja cultivar W05 chromosome 1, ASM419377v2, whole genome shotgun sequence contains these proteins:
- the LOC114421322 gene encoding protein JINGUBANG-like; this translates as MTGSSRKGRGYMDEGSIHGRKYGKLKKDEFDGYNSDSHPRKNNPITLDAPHLDPQMEADNAPYDPSLSPLSKSPWSSHTNDDAFSGSNENDALVGSLVREEGHIYSLAATKDLLYTGSDSKNIRVWKNQKEFAGFKSNSGLVKAIVIAGEKILTGHQDGRIRVWKVSGKNEQQHKRVATLPTLRNYIKCSMKPSNYVEVRRHRNVIWIKHYDAISCLSLTEDHSLIYSASWDKTFKVWRTSNFKCLESVKAHDDAVNALVVGLNGMVFTGSADGTVKIWRREVQGKGTKHFFSQTLLKQECAVTSLAINEEGNVLYAGSSEGLVNYWVHETNLEHKGVLRGHKLAVLCLAAAGSLVFSGSADMAICVWKRTLSEEHTCVKILSGHTGPVKCLAAEKDPEAMCNERRWILYSGSLDKSVKVWKVSENINAGAQNNNHQPPRLSVDQFPRVSSLRKMGSRRY